In Gimesia sp., the following are encoded in one genomic region:
- a CDS encoding DNA mismatch repair protein MutS, which produces MQAPQNQQNPRTEYEQRLASRAADVQAFVKESDRYSTWRGFVFLAAVGILLASTLGEILSAQWLFVPVVAFIVLVVLHARCIRRLKRARLAEAYYRTALDRLDDKWIDVRPTGEEYYDPQHMYAGDLDLLGRGSLFQLICAARTKLGEETLARWLLGPAETSVIRARQQSVEELRNELDFRETLELLEAETHSEIEQTHLADWVGQPLISIPAPLQWASMITGIFAALSVISWLFSWTGIAPIVVAIIIQVCLLFFVGPQIRELLSQTDEVRDGLPVLSDVLSLIEQREFNSPHLQAIIAALQTDGVPPSKSIAQLRRYIQGLNNCFRNQFSAPLTILLGIPFHYLSAIERWLKRVGPHCPEWLAAVGEFEALCSLAGHAYEHPTDRFPEIVEPTDGPCFEGTSLGHPLIPEHQVVRNDVTLNSQDRLLMISGSNMSGKSTLMRTVGTNFVLALAGAPVRAVSLRVSPMQAGTAMRVQDSLQQGASLFYQSVARLSAVVHLADAPEPVLFLLDEILQGTNSHDRRIGAQSVIETLIERGGIGIVTTHDLALTEITDLFGDKARNVHFEDQLVDGKMTFDYRMRPGVVEHSNALELMKMMGIQLKEVEIDPES; this is translated from the coding sequence ATGCAAGCCCCCCAGAATCAGCAGAATCCCCGGACCGAATACGAACAACGGCTCGCCAGTCGTGCGGCGGACGTACAGGCATTTGTGAAGGAAAGCGACCGCTATTCGACGTGGCGGGGCTTTGTCTTTCTGGCAGCAGTAGGAATCCTGCTGGCCTCAACGCTGGGCGAAATCCTGAGCGCGCAGTGGCTGTTTGTGCCCGTGGTCGCCTTCATTGTACTGGTGGTTCTGCACGCCCGCTGTATCCGCCGCCTCAAACGGGCCCGGCTCGCGGAAGCCTACTATCGAACCGCCCTGGATCGCCTGGACGACAAGTGGATTGACGTCCGGCCCACGGGAGAGGAATATTACGACCCGCAACACATGTACGCCGGCGACCTGGACCTGTTAGGGCGAGGCTCTCTGTTCCAGCTGATCTGTGCCGCCCGTACGAAGCTGGGAGAAGAGACGCTGGCCCGCTGGCTGCTTGGCCCGGCTGAGACCAGTGTCATCCGCGCGCGTCAGCAATCCGTCGAAGAGCTCCGCAACGAACTCGATTTTCGCGAGACGTTAGAACTGCTCGAAGCGGAAACCCATAGTGAAATCGAACAGACTCACCTGGCCGACTGGGTCGGGCAACCCCTGATCTCCATTCCCGCTCCCCTGCAGTGGGCCTCGATGATCACGGGGATCTTCGCCGCCCTGTCAGTCATCAGTTGGCTGTTCTCCTGGACCGGAATCGCCCCGATCGTGGTCGCCATCATCATTCAGGTCTGCCTGCTCTTCTTTGTGGGTCCGCAGATCCGCGAACTGCTGAGCCAGACCGATGAAGTCCGCGACGGACTGCCGGTGCTCTCCGATGTTCTGTCTTTGATTGAACAGCGCGAATTTAACTCGCCGCACCTCCAGGCAATTATCGCTGCCCTGCAGACCGACGGCGTCCCTCCTTCAAAGAGCATCGCCCAGCTCAGACGATACATTCAAGGCTTGAACAACTGCTTCCGCAATCAGTTCTCCGCCCCGTTGACGATTCTGCTGGGAATCCCGTTTCACTACCTGAGCGCCATCGAACGCTGGCTCAAACGCGTGGGACCACACTGCCCCGAATGGCTGGCCGCGGTCGGCGAATTTGAGGCCCTCTGCTCCCTGGCTGGCCACGCCTATGAACACCCCACAGATCGGTTCCCCGAAATCGTGGAACCGACAGATGGTCCCTGTTTCGAAGGAACCAGCCTGGGACACCCCCTGATTCCCGAACATCAGGTCGTTCGCAACGATGTCACACTGAATTCACAGGACCGCCTGCTGATGATCAGCGGTTCGAACATGTCCGGCAAAAGTACGCTGATGCGAACCGTGGGCACGAACTTTGTGCTCGCCCTGGCTGGAGCGCCGGTGCGGGCCGTCTCACTTCGCGTCTCACCCATGCAGGCGGGAACCGCGATGCGGGTGCAGGACTCGCTGCAGCAGGGGGCTTCCCTGTTTTACCAGTCGGTCGCCCGTCTGTCAGCCGTAGTGCACCTGGCGGACGCTCCCGAACCCGTGCTGTTCCTGCTCGACGAAATCCTGCAGGGAACCAACTCGCATGACCGCCGGATCGGCGCTCAGAGCGTGATTGAAACGCTCATCGAACGGGGCGGAATCGGCATTGTGACAACTCACGACCTGGCCTTAACCGAAATCACGGACCTGTTCGGCGATAAGGCCCGCAACGTGCATTTTGAGGATCAGCTGGTGGACGGCAAAATGACGTTCGACTACCGCATGCGTCCCGGTGTCGTCGAGCACAGCAATGCCCTGGAATTGATGAAGATGATGGGCATTCAGCTGAAAGAAGTCGAAATCGACCCCGAATCCTGA
- the rplM gene encoding 50S ribosomal protein L13 — MANAKTVDPQWLVVDADNMIVGRLATKIATVLMGKHKPTYTAHVDTGDYVVVVNCDKVKFTGKELAHDSHPYFSRKMQEKSYAKYSGYPSGLKNVTAEQKLERGQATQVLSEAVRRMLPKNKLGRQMLKKLKLYSGPTHDHQAQQPQEWPEYLLP; from the coding sequence ATGGCGAATGCAAAGACTGTCGACCCTCAGTGGCTCGTTGTTGATGCAGATAACATGATTGTGGGACGGCTGGCTACCAAAATTGCTACCGTACTGATGGGCAAACACAAGCCAACTTATACTGCCCACGTTGATACCGGTGACTATGTCGTCGTCGTAAACTGTGATAAGGTCAAGTTTACTGGCAAAGAGCTGGCCCACGATTCGCATCCCTACTTCTCCCGCAAAATGCAGGAAAAGAGCTACGCGAAGTACAGTGGTTATCCCAGCGGTCTGAAAAACGTGACTGCAGAGCAGAAACTGGAACGCGGACAAGCAACACAGGTTCTGTCAGAAGCCGTTCGTCGCATGCTGCCTAAAAACAAGCTGGGGCGTCAGATGCTGAAAAAGCTGAAGCTGTATTCCGGCCCGACTCACGATCATCAGGCCCAGCAGCCCCAGGAATGGCCTGAGTACCTGCTCCCGTAA
- the rpsI gene encoding 30S ribosomal protein S9, which produces MENETPESEVTEETTEQQTPVEAETATSEDATAESMTVSSGVPELTLGSGLATETEEEDVVKPEPVIRGKLDKHGVAMGTGRRKTAVARVRIKAGSGNLTINGVGLNDHLKVERDRQMVEAPLKATDTYGKVDVWVRVSGGGTTGQTGAIVLGIARALEAYNNQLHEALSAGRFLTRDSRMVERKKFGFKKARKSFQFSKR; this is translated from the coding sequence ATGGAAAATGAGACTCCAGAATCAGAAGTAACAGAAGAAACCACAGAACAGCAGACCCCGGTTGAAGCAGAAACAGCGACATCAGAGGATGCGACTGCCGAATCGATGACAGTCTCGTCTGGTGTTCCTGAGTTGACTCTGGGATCAGGTCTGGCCACTGAAACGGAAGAGGAAGATGTCGTCAAACCAGAGCCCGTCATCCGTGGCAAACTGGACAAGCATGGTGTCGCCATGGGAACCGGTCGTCGTAAGACCGCTGTGGCCCGCGTTCGCATCAAAGCCGGTTCCGGTAACCTGACCATCAACGGAGTTGGTTTGAATGACCACCTCAAGGTCGAACGTGACCGCCAGATGGTGGAAGCCCCCCTCAAAGCGACCGACACCTACGGTAAGGTTGATGTCTGGGTTCGCGTCAGCGGTGGTGGAACGACTGGCCAGACTGGTGCGATCGTTCTGGGTATCGCCCGTGCTCTGGAAGCTTACAACAACCAGCTCCACGAAGCTCTGAGTGCAGGACGCTTCCTGACTCGTGACAGCCGTATGGTTGAACGTAAGAAATTCGGATTCAAGAAAGCCCGCAAAAGCTTCCAGTTCTCAAAACGCTAA
- the mgtE gene encoding magnesium transporter, producing the protein MYGRLLLPELRVMLDENDNAGIREFCEALYPAVTAEILAELDSREVWRVISCCDPQKQAEIFQFLSLPQQIEIVAVIDRGPLSKLIEEMAPDDRVDLLSRMDEEHVEELLPLIAQAERSDIRKLLSYPEDSAGAIMTTEYAYLPANITVAQALEKLRQQAPDSEIISYIYVVDEGRRLQGIVSLRELIFARPTRPLSELINRDVISVRVDDDQEFVAQQMAKFDFVAIPVVDNQNQLVGIVTHDDAIDIMQEEATEDAYRLAAVEPLEDSYLSTSLVTVIRKRIGWLIFLLVPSFLAARVLEHYEAVSDKFEWLVLFIPLILASGGNAGSQSATLIIRAMALETNIQREELNALLMKEFKLGLLLGSMLSLISFGISWAFTGALMQATVVGLAVFLVVLMGISAGGMLPMGFRKLGMDPALMSNPFITALVDILGLIIYFQVAMYIVS; encoded by the coding sequence ATGTATGGGCGGTTATTGCTACCTGAGCTCCGGGTGATGCTGGATGAAAATGATAACGCAGGCATCAGGGAATTCTGTGAAGCCCTCTATCCGGCTGTGACTGCCGAAATTCTGGCTGAGCTGGACAGCCGGGAGGTCTGGCGGGTCATCTCCTGTTGCGATCCTCAGAAGCAGGCTGAGATCTTCCAGTTCCTGTCTCTGCCTCAGCAGATTGAAATCGTGGCGGTCATTGATCGGGGACCACTGTCCAAGCTGATTGAAGAGATGGCGCCGGACGACCGTGTCGACCTGCTCTCGCGGATGGACGAGGAACACGTCGAAGAGCTGCTGCCACTGATTGCCCAGGCCGAACGCAGCGATATTCGCAAGCTGCTCTCCTATCCGGAAGACAGTGCCGGCGCGATCATGACGACCGAATATGCGTATTTACCTGCGAATATCACCGTGGCACAGGCCCTGGAGAAACTGAGGCAGCAGGCACCCGACAGTGAAATTATCTCCTACATTTACGTGGTCGATGAAGGCCGCAGACTGCAGGGGATTGTCTCGCTGCGAGAGCTGATCTTTGCTCGCCCGACGCGGCCCCTCTCGGAATTAATCAACCGGGATGTGATTTCGGTCCGCGTTGATGATGACCAGGAATTTGTGGCACAACAGATGGCGAAATTCGACTTCGTGGCGATTCCCGTGGTCGATAACCAGAACCAACTGGTCGGGATTGTGACGCACGACGACGCGATCGATATTATGCAGGAAGAGGCGACCGAGGATGCCTACCGTCTGGCTGCGGTCGAGCCACTTGAAGACAGTTATCTGTCAACGTCTCTGGTCACAGTCATTCGCAAGCGGATCGGCTGGCTGATCTTCCTGCTGGTCCCCTCGTTCCTGGCTGCCAGGGTACTGGAACATTACGAGGCGGTGTCCGACAAGTTCGAATGGCTGGTGTTGTTTATTCCCCTGATCCTGGCCAGTGGTGGAAATGCGGGATCGCAGTCTGCCACTCTGATCATTCGGGCGATGGCACTGGAAACGAATATCCAGCGCGAAGAATTAAATGCGCTGTTAATGAAAGAGTTTAAGCTGGGCCTGCTACTGGGAAGCATGCTGTCGCTGATCAGCTTCGGTATCTCGTGGGCTTTTACCGGTGCGCTGATGCAGGCGACAGTCGTTGGTCTGGCAGTCTTCCTGGTGGTGCTGATGGGAATCTCAGCTGGGGGAATGCTGCCCATGGGCTTTCGCAAACTGGGTATGGATCCGGCGCTGATGTCGAATCCGTTTATTACCGCCCTGGTGGATATTCTGGGGCTGATTATCTATTTCCAGGTCGCGATGTACATCGTCAGTTGA